In the Thermodesulfobacteriota bacterium genome, one interval contains:
- the vorB gene encoding 3-methyl-2-oxobutanoate dehydrogenase subunit VorB codes for MGERLFVIGNEAIGWGALNAGCDAYIGYPITPQNETTEWFAGEFPKRGKVFIQSQSEVGSINILFGAVATGHRAMTSTSGPGWGLMQEGMSHLSNGEMPCIISLVQRGGPGAGTTRHGQMDYLSATWGGGNGGYKNIVLTPASVQETHDFVQLAFYLADKYRNPVIVMTDGLLGQMAEPLELKVLDFGPVPEKDWAVRGRANQPDGIRRVVNVMQGLIPSPPHPPYTGFSDLLKVLNEKYERMKESEVRYETYLIDDADLIIVAYGYTARVSKEALKAARKDGFRVGMIRPLAVWPFPYQIVREMASKGCRFLVVEDSLGQLVEDVRIGAQGKADVHLLGALARHDPGDGGMILPDTVINEIYRLMNR; via the coding sequence ATGGGAGAACGCTTGTTTGTGATTGGTAATGAGGCGATTGGTTGGGGCGCGCTGAACGCAGGATGTGATGCCTATATAGGGTATCCCATAACCCCTCAGAATGAAACTACAGAGTGGTTTGCCGGAGAGTTTCCAAAGAGGGGTAAGGTCTTTATCCAATCCCAGTCCGAGGTTGGCTCCATAAATATCCTTTTTGGTGCTGTTGCAACGGGGCATCGAGCTATGACTTCTACATCGGGGCCCGGATGGGGTCTGATGCAAGAGGGCATGTCTCATCTCTCAAACGGCGAAATGCCCTGTATTATATCCCTGGTTCAAAGGGGGGGGCCTGGAGCAGGCACTACAAGGCATGGCCAGATGGACTATCTTTCAGCTACGTGGGGAGGAGGCAATGGAGGGTATAAGAACATTGTTCTGACTCCTGCTTCTGTTCAGGAGACCCATGATTTTGTTCAGCTTGCGTTTTATCTGGCAGATAAGTACCGTAATCCGGTAATCGTGATGACCGATGGTCTTTTAGGACAGATGGCAGAGCCCCTGGAATTGAAAGTTCTTGATTTTGGCCCCGTTCCTGAAAAGGATTGGGCAGTTCGGGGACGGGCGAATCAACCGGATGGCATACGGAGGGTGGTAAACGTTATGCAAGGTCTCATACCGAGTCCACCGCACCCACCGTATACCGGTTTCTCAGATCTCTTAAAAGTCCTTAATGAAAAGTACGAGAGAATGAAAGAATCTGAAGTCAGGTATGAGACTTATTTGATAGATGATGCAGATCTGATTATTGTGGCATATGGGTATACAGCAAGGGTATCAAAGGAGGCTCTCAAAGCAGCCAGAAAAGATGGCTTCAGGGTTGGTATGATAAGGCCCTTGGCAGTGTGGCCTTTCCCCTATCAAATTGTAAGAGAAATGGCTTCTAAAGGGTGCCGATTTCTTGTGGTTGAGGACAGCCTGGGACAATTAGTTGAGGATGTCAGGATCGGTGCTCAGGGAAAGGCAGACGTCCATCTTCTCGGGGCATTGGCCCGCCATGACCCCGGAGATGGGGGGATGATCCTTCCCGATACGGTCATTAATGAGATATACAGGCTTATGAACAGATAA
- a CDS encoding cobalamin-dependent protein (Presence of a B(12) (cobalamin)-binding domain implies dependence on cobalamin itself, in one of its several forms, or in some unusual lineages, dependence on a cobalamin-like analog.) → MKSKGRIRILIAKPGLDTHDRGAKMIARACKDAGMEVIYLKPKHTVDNIISAAIEEDVDIIGLSILSGTHMEMCSGMVDKMKKQNLNLPIILGGIIPKSDIPLLKRLGIKEVFRSGVHTNTVVRWIEDEVKGGR, encoded by the coding sequence ATGAAATCAAAGGGTAGGATTCGGATACTCATCGCTAAACCGGGTCTGGACACACATGATAGAGGAGCAAAGATGATTGCCAGGGCATGCAAGGACGCTGGCATGGAAGTCATATATCTAAAGCCAAAGCACACAGTAGACAACATTATTTCCGCTGCTATTGAGGAAGATGTGGACATAATCGGCTTAAGTATTCTGTCAGGAACACATATGGAGATGTGTTCGGGCATGGTGGATAAGATGAAAAAACAGAACTTAAATCTCCCGATTATTCTGGGCGGTATTATACCAAAAAGTGATATCCCCCTCTTAAAACGGCTTGGCATAAAAGAGGTTTTCAGAAGCGGTGTTCATACAAATACGGTGGTAAGATGGATAGAAGATGAAGTAAAGGGAGGAAGGTAG
- a CDS encoding ABC transporter substrate-binding protein → MKRKERFFVLGIIVFFLITLMASSSPAESTRGITDNTIQVGAIFDITGPLAGIFVPVSDGIRTYTRHVNDQGGINGRKIKLILEDDRYSIPLAVASFKKLLFRDKIMALLGPGSTGETSVLLRHIMEQKLPTIPVAADEQLVDKRYTFVATDSYDNQVGIIFEWIVEESKPTKPKIACLVLDIGAKVQFLKAVKKWSEFFGLDIPIIMTTLGAMDLTSEILLIKKEKPDYVIPLTGVDTIIKFIRDSKKLGLDTKVCATYTGINEDVVKGAKELADRAFGAHFYSSWYDDTPGMAELRKTTLKYYPGTEKPWRSKNYTVGWMLATLLYEGMKRAGKDLDNEKLVEGLETLKDFDTKGIGAPITYTPKNHAGIKANKIYRGDPATGKVIPISGWRSAPKIK, encoded by the coding sequence ATGAAAAGAAAGGAAAGGTTTTTTGTGCTGGGAATTATTGTATTTTTTTTAATAACTCTTATGGCATCTTCAAGTCCTGCAGAATCGACAAGAGGGATAACTGACAATACAATACAAGTAGGTGCTATTTTTGACATTACAGGGCCACTGGCAGGTATATTTGTTCCTGTCTCGGATGGAATCAGGACATATACGAGACATGTGAATGATCAAGGGGGAATTAATGGAAGGAAAATCAAGTTAATTCTCGAAGATGACCGCTACAGCATCCCTCTGGCTGTGGCATCATTCAAAAAACTGTTATTCAGGGATAAGATAATGGCGCTTTTAGGGCCAGGGTCTACTGGAGAAACAAGTGTTTTGCTGAGGCACATAATGGAACAAAAGCTCCCCACAATCCCTGTTGCTGCGGATGAACAACTCGTTGACAAAAGGTACACTTTCGTAGCTACAGATTCTTACGATAACCAGGTAGGAATCATCTTTGAGTGGATAGTTGAGGAATCAAAGCCTACGAAACCCAAGATAGCATGTCTTGTTCTTGATATTGGTGCTAAGGTACAGTTCTTGAAAGCCGTTAAGAAGTGGTCTGAATTTTTTGGCCTGGATATTCCGATTATTATGACTACATTGGGTGCTATGGACCTCACTTCCGAGATATTGCTGATAAAAAAGGAAAAACCGGATTATGTAATACCGCTTACCGGTGTTGACACAATAATTAAGTTCATTAGAGATTCAAAAAAACTCGGGCTTGATACCAAAGTATGTGCAACATATACAGGAATCAACGAGGATGTTGTCAAAGGTGCTAAAGAGTTAGCGGATAGGGCATTTGGAGCCCATTTCTACAGTTCCTGGTACGATGATACACCGGGAATGGCTGAACTGAGAAAGACAACGCTTAAGTATTATCCCGGGACAGAAAAACCCTGGAGATCTAAAAACTATACTGTCGGCTGGATGCTGGCAACACTCCTTTATGAAGGGATGAAGAGGGCGGGCAAAGACCTGGATAATGAGAAACTCGTAGAAGGATTAGAAACCCTGAAAGATTTTGATACGAAAGGGATAGGTGCTCCAATTACCTACACCCCGAAAAACCATGCAGGAATTAAAGCCAACAAAATCTACAGAGGTGATCCAGCAACAGGAAAAGTTATTCCTATTAGTGGCTGGAGAAGCGCTCCAAAAATCAAATAG
- a CDS encoding cobalamin-dependent protein (Presence of a B(12) (cobalamin)-binding domain implies dependence on cobalamin itself, in one of its several forms, or in some unusual lineages, dependence on a cobalamin-like analog.), producing the protein MEEKLRILIAKPGLDTHERGAKIISRTLIEAGMEVIYMAQINLTIPQIISCAIEEDVNLIGLSILSGAHLSICRNIIDEMKKRNIDDMPVIVGGVIPRHDVPKLKEMGIREVFGPGIPTETVVEYVKALQG; encoded by the coding sequence ATGGAAGAAAAACTTAGAATTCTGATCGCAAAACCCGGCTTAGACACCCACGAGAGGGGAGCAAAAATAATTTCGAGGACGCTGATAGAAGCTGGAATGGAAGTTATATACATGGCACAGATAAATTTAACTATTCCTCAAATTATTTCCTGCGCCATAGAAGAGGACGTTAACCTGATTGGTTTAAGCATACTTTCTGGTGCTCATCTGTCTATATGCCGCAATATAATAGACGAAATGAAGAAAAGAAATATAGATGATATGCCTGTTATTGTTGGTGGAGTCATCCCCAGACACGACGTACCAAAGTTAAAAGAAATGGGTATTCGGGAGGTTTTTGGTCCTGGGATACCAACCGAGACCGTCGTTGAATATGTAAAAGCACTTCAAGGTTGA
- a CDS encoding methylmalonyl-CoA mutase family protein: MRDDIEKIRREKDKWFSEKFMKQLSGLGVESPPLKGDKLPLYTPLDVENKYLEDIGFPGEFPYTRGVYPGMYLDKLWIMRQIAGYGTARETNQRFKYLLENGETGVTAVFDFPTVMGLDSDNPMAEGEVGRCGVPVDSVEDMRILFDGIPIDRVHVALLSSYPSSPAIFAAYIAMAMEKGLAIDSLAGSIQNHFLAFYTALPKCAKIPPRDAIRIAVDTFEYCSRYMPRWTPINITAHVIRESGATMIQELSYCLANAMAYVEAALERGLDVDSFGPKLAFYFTAGMNLFEEVAKYRAARRLWARIMKEKYNARNPASQMIRFHAQGSAFTVTAQQPLNNLIRSTIQTLAAALGGAQSINVNPFDESLSIPSEESVRLALRTSQIVAYETGITETIDPLGGSYYVETLTNKTEEEVRQLLKLIEEMGDGSMLNGVIKGIESGYFLREVSKAAYDYNKEVESGERVVVGLNSYKVEEDIPIELLTVDPELEKIQVENLKKLKRNRDEKKVHETLEKVKEGAGGKGNLIPLMIEAIRANATVGEITDSIVNVFGLYQPKSGVI; encoded by the coding sequence ATGCGTGATGACATTGAGAAGATCAGAAGGGAAAAGGACAAGTGGTTTTCTGAGAAATTTATGAAACAATTATCAGGTTTGGGGGTAGAGTCACCTCCTCTGAAAGGGGACAAATTGCCTTTATATACCCCCCTAGATGTGGAAAACAAGTACCTGGAAGATATTGGATTTCCTGGAGAGTTTCCGTACACCAGAGGGGTCTACCCAGGGATGTATCTTGACAAGTTATGGATAATGCGGCAGATTGCAGGTTACGGAACGGCAAGAGAGACTAATCAGAGGTTTAAATATTTGCTGGAAAACGGTGAAACCGGGGTTACTGCAGTATTTGATTTTCCCACAGTTATGGGATTGGATTCAGATAACCCCATGGCAGAGGGTGAAGTGGGTAGATGTGGAGTCCCTGTTGACTCTGTCGAAGATATGCGTATTCTCTTTGACGGTATTCCCATTGACAGGGTCCATGTGGCATTGCTATCCAGTTATCCCTCTTCTCCAGCCATCTTTGCAGCGTATATAGCTATGGCGATGGAAAAAGGTTTAGCCATAGATTCCTTAGCCGGGTCTATTCAAAATCATTTCCTGGCATTCTATACCGCTTTGCCAAAATGCGCTAAAATTCCGCCACGAGATGCAATAAGGATTGCGGTGGATACCTTTGAATATTGCAGCAGATATATGCCCAGGTGGACTCCAATAAATATTACCGCTCATGTGATAAGGGAATCTGGAGCTACCATGATTCAGGAGCTGAGTTATTGCCTGGCCAATGCCATGGCATACGTAGAAGCGGCACTGGAGAGAGGATTGGATGTAGACAGCTTTGGCCCCAAACTGGCATTTTATTTTACCGCTGGAATGAATCTTTTCGAGGAAGTTGCCAAATACAGGGCTGCAAGGAGACTATGGGCAAGGATCATGAAGGAGAAATACAATGCCCGAAACCCTGCATCCCAGATGATAAGGTTTCACGCTCAGGGATCCGCTTTCACTGTAACTGCTCAACAGCCCCTGAATAATCTTATCAGGTCCACCATCCAGACACTGGCAGCAGCGTTAGGAGGTGCCCAGTCAATAAATGTAAATCCATTTGACGAATCCCTTTCCATCCCAAGTGAAGAATCTGTGAGGCTTGCTTTGAGAACATCACAGATTGTTGCCTATGAAACTGGAATAACAGAGACCATCGATCCCCTGGGCGGTTCCTATTACGTAGAAACACTTACAAACAAAACCGAAGAGGAAGTCAGGCAACTGTTAAAGCTCATAGAGGAAATGGGAGACGGAAGTATGCTAAATGGTGTTATAAAGGGGATTGAAAGCGGCTATTTTCTGCGGGAAGTTTCAAAGGCAGCCTATGATTACAATAAGGAAGTTGAATCAGGGGAAAGGGTAGTTGTTGGTTTAAATAGTTATAAGGTTGAAGAAGATATTCCAATTGAATTGTTGACAGTGGATCCAGAGCTTGAAAAGATTCAAGTAGAAAATCTTAAAAAATTGAAGAGAAACAGAGATGAAAAAAAGGTACACGAGACCCTTGAGAAAGTGAAGGAAGGAGCAGGAGGAAAGGGAAATCTAATACCTTTAATGATAGAGGCTATTCGTGCAAATGCGACTGTAGGAGAGATAACAGATTCTATAGTTAATGTGTTCGGTCTCTATCAGCCGAAAAGTGGAGTTATATAA
- a CDS encoding 4Fe-4S binding protein → MAKGEIVVDETYCRGCGYCRDFCPKKCIILPEDNFTPQGYRLFCFVNPEDCNGCGICSFMCPHHAIEVYKYVQ, encoded by the coding sequence ATGGCAAAGGGTGAAATAGTGGTAGACGAGACGTACTGTCGGGGATGCGGATACTGTAGAGATTTTTGCCCCAAGAAATGTATAATCCTACCCGAGGATAACTTTACACCGCAGGGTTACCGGCTTTTCTGTTTTGTCAATCCTGAAGACTGTAATGGTTGTGGTATATGCAGCTTTATGTGCCCTCACCATGCAATAGAGGTTTATAAATATGTTCAGTAA
- a CDS encoding 2-oxoacid:acceptor oxidoreductase family protein, which yields MGQETNKRADLIIAGLGGQGILMGGMILAAAAMSQYRNSLWLPSYSSRVRGGPSECTVVFSDDDIDSPVLSRADVIILVDPPQLKLFEKRVNAGGYFIVESTGLNDTLERKDIRMVTVPALNMAVAMGDRRTSNMILLGVYIGITKSISVHFVEEELEKKFGRKEKVLSLNLGAFKKGFEEAARFVG from the coding sequence ATGGGGCAAGAAACAAATAAACGGGCTGATTTGATAATTGCAGGTCTGGGGGGGCAGGGCATTCTTATGGGTGGAATGATTTTGGCGGCTGCAGCAATGTCTCAGTATAGAAACTCCCTCTGGCTTCCTTCTTATTCCAGTAGGGTCAGAGGTGGTCCCAGTGAATGTACTGTTGTATTCTCAGATGATGATATAGATTCTCCAGTGCTATCCAGGGCAGACGTAATCATCCTTGTAGACCCTCCCCAACTCAAACTCTTTGAGAAAAGGGTAAATGCCGGTGGATATTTTATCGTGGAGAGTACCGGGTTAAATGATACCTTAGAAAGAAAGGATATCAGGATGGTAACGGTTCCTGCCCTCAATATGGCAGTGGCTATGGGGGACAGGAGGACATCGAATATGATCCTTCTTGGGGTTTACATCGGGATAACAAAAAGCATCTCCGTACATTTTGTTGAAGAGGAGTTAGAAAAGAAATTTGGCAGAAAAGAGAAAGTTCTTTCATTGAACCTTGGTGCGTTTAAAAAGGGATTTGAAGAAGCAGCCAGATTTGTAGGATAG
- a CDS encoding cupin domain-containing protein has translation MNDFDEKEICARIKKVRVSQNITIEKLASLTKFTKGYISQMENSEKAPPISTLVRIAAALNIDPIFLLTGEEKKDEDVKFELIKKNERKEIGSRGESLGYLYESLAYRSFGKQMEPTLITVYDKTGELQHEGEEFAYVLEGKAKFYHGNKTYVVLEEGDSMYFDSGVTHWCERIGSKPFKVVSVMLLKKRT, from the coding sequence ATGAACGATTTTGACGAGAAAGAAATTTGTGCCAGAATCAAAAAAGTCCGGGTATCACAGAATATAACTATAGAGAAGTTGGCGTCACTAACGAAGTTCACTAAAGGTTATATTTCTCAAATGGAGAACTCAGAAAAGGCCCCACCTATATCTACTCTTGTAAGAATCGCTGCAGCATTAAATATAGACCCCATTTTTCTCCTTACCGGAGAAGAAAAAAAAGACGAAGATGTGAAATTTGAACTGATCAAAAAAAATGAGAGAAAAGAAATAGGGTCTAGAGGTGAATCTCTTGGGTATTTATATGAATCATTAGCATATCGGTCTTTCGGGAAACAGATGGAACCTACCCTGATTACAGTATATGATAAAACGGGTGAGTTACAGCATGAGGGTGAAGAGTTTGCTTATGTTCTAGAAGGAAAAGCAAAGTTCTATCATGGTAATAAAACTTATGTTGTTTTGGAAGAAGGAGATAGCATGTATTTTGATTCTGGTGTTACCCACTGGTGTGAAAGAATCGGGAGCAAACCATTCAAAGTGGTTTCAGTGATGTTACTCAAAAAAAGAACCTAA
- a CDS encoding thiamine pyrophosphate-dependent enzyme translates to MKKKLVSGLPKLWVRHPAERLECPGCQYPIITRIVYDVIDELGIEGNTILVNSSACGFAVILTTSTDCVHANHGQGIDAACGVKALLPDSLVVCFGGDGDVAAIGAGAFVNAAQRADKFTVIMVNNGHFAMTGGQLAPTTLMGQITTTTPEGRGPNMGYPARMPEMIATVQGVAYSARGAANTPANYLKTRKYVKTAFEKQLDNIGFSFVEFLSACPTGWRMTPQESIRWIEEKMIPALPLGEFKNVDRLD, encoded by the coding sequence TTGAAAAAAAAGTTAGTTTCAGGATTACCTAAGCTGTGGGTACGCCATCCGGCAGAGAGGTTGGAGTGCCCTGGGTGTCAATATCCTATAATAACACGCATAGTGTATGACGTGATAGATGAACTTGGGATAGAGGGGAACACGATATTGGTCAATAGCTCTGCCTGCGGATTCGCTGTTATTCTGACCACTTCCACAGATTGTGTGCATGCCAATCACGGACAGGGTATAGATGCAGCTTGCGGAGTAAAGGCGCTCCTGCCGGATTCTCTCGTTGTTTGCTTCGGAGGAGACGGAGATGTTGCGGCGATTGGAGCTGGTGCGTTCGTCAATGCTGCGCAAAGGGCTGATAAATTTACTGTAATCATGGTAAACAATGGCCATTTCGCAATGACAGGGGGCCAATTGGCGCCTACAACCTTAATGGGGCAGATTACGACTACCACCCCTGAAGGACGTGGACCGAATATGGGTTATCCTGCCCGTATGCCGGAGATGATCGCTACGGTTCAGGGTGTTGCTTACTCTGCGAGGGGTGCCGCTAATACCCCTGCTAATTATTTGAAGACCAGGAAATATGTAAAAACTGCTTTTGAGAAACAGCTTGATAATATTGGTTTCAGTTTTGTAGAGTTTCTATCAGCATGTCCTACGGGATGGCGTATGACTCCTCAGGAAAGTATAAGATGGATAGAAGAAAAGATGATACCCGCACTCCCTCTCGGAGAATTTAAGAATGTTGACAGGCTTGACTGA
- a CDS encoding hydantoinase/oxoprolinase family protein: MEREVTVIGSDAGGTMTDMFVIDKVGDFAVGKAATTPHNESIGFWGSLADAFEDWNLDWNKISKETLDKVLAIVYSGTAMLNTLITRTGKVTGIICTKGFEDTLIHERGCGIHAGYSYQDKVHKQAHHHNEPFVPKKLIRGVTERTSIFGEIPIPLYESEVRKAGAELLDKGVEAIVIWFLCSYLNPSNEKRAAEIVREVMKEKNKEVPLYLSGELAPIAREVSRLNAVILQAYGAEPGREHLLEIERKLYENNYKNPLQIVLADGGIANITYPALYKACFSGPIGGLLGGKYVSQVMDMPNLVCSDMGGTSFDVGLIMGGETILLREVELGRTVLNIPTMVMDSIGAGCGMYVTIDPESKRVEIGPGSAGSDPGPVCYDMGNYTPTVMDCVVILGLLNPDYYLGGKLKLKKDLALKAVKEKCSDVLGVDPYDFSEGVLTLINDRMNRHINTVLSVRGYSPADYYLIGYGGAGPLFLGGYAGDMPFKGVFTVPWAAAFSAFGCTVVDYVHRYQKSTLVQIPPGADEQTKMFMGSIINSGWQELEEKAIREMKEEGFKEEQVTFSQIAYVRYFGQMEDLEVKSPVKRIESAQDMDKLINAFEEMYSRVYVHGARHPEAGYQVLELGLICSSPKPKPELRKFKLEDKKPSLDAYKGEREVYVSGKWEKAALYEMDRLLPGNEVKGLAIIEAPATTLPVPEGKKVVIDEYRRYWLRKA, from the coding sequence ATGGAAAGAGAAGTCACAGTAATAGGATCAGATGCTGGCGGCACAATGACCGATATGTTCGTGATTGACAAAGTGGGTGACTTTGCCGTGGGGAAAGCAGCCACCACTCCGCACAACGAATCAATAGGTTTCTGGGGCTCGCTGGCAGACGCTTTTGAGGACTGGAACCTGGATTGGAACAAGATTTCTAAAGAAACCCTAGACAAGGTATTAGCGATTGTATATTCCGGCACAGCAATGCTCAATACCCTTATAACCAGGACAGGAAAGGTTACAGGCATCATTTGTACGAAGGGTTTTGAAGATACCTTGATTCACGAGAGAGGATGCGGGATACATGCGGGTTATAGTTACCAGGATAAGGTACACAAGCAGGCTCATCATCACAACGAGCCATTCGTTCCAAAGAAACTCATCAGAGGCGTAACTGAAAGAACATCTATCTTCGGAGAAATCCCTATCCCTCTCTATGAGAGCGAGGTGCGCAAAGCGGGAGCCGAACTTCTCGATAAAGGCGTCGAAGCAATCGTTATCTGGTTTTTATGTTCTTACCTCAATCCCTCCAATGAGAAAAGGGCGGCAGAGATTGTGAGGGAGGTTATGAAAGAAAAGAATAAGGAAGTACCTCTTTACCTTAGTGGTGAATTGGCACCAATAGCCAGGGAAGTATCCCGGTTAAATGCTGTTATCCTCCAAGCATACGGGGCGGAACCGGGAAGGGAGCACCTCCTTGAAATAGAAAGGAAACTTTACGAAAACAATTATAAAAACCCCTTGCAGATAGTGCTGGCTGATGGTGGCATCGCCAACATAACCTATCCAGCGTTGTACAAGGCCTGTTTTTCAGGACCTATCGGAGGGCTTCTGGGAGGTAAATACGTCTCACAAGTAATGGATATGCCCAATCTGGTTTGCAGCGATATGGGAGGCACCAGTTTCGATGTGGGCCTGATCATGGGTGGAGAAACAATCCTCTTGCGTGAGGTAGAACTAGGTAGAACCGTTTTAAATATCCCCACGATGGTGATGGACTCAATCGGGGCTGGATGCGGCATGTACGTTACGATTGATCCGGAGTCGAAAAGAGTGGAGATCGGTCCGGGTAGTGCAGGTTCAGATCCAGGGCCTGTTTGTTACGACATGGGAAACTACACTCCTACTGTCATGGATTGTGTTGTTATTCTGGGATTATTGAACCCGGATTACTACCTTGGGGGGAAGCTGAAGTTAAAGAAGGATCTTGCATTGAAGGCCGTAAAGGAAAAATGTTCAGATGTTTTGGGGGTTGACCCATATGATTTTTCGGAGGGGGTTCTCACTCTAATTAATGATCGTATGAATAGACATATCAACACCGTTCTTTCGGTAAGAGGTTATTCACCGGCAGATTACTATCTCATCGGTTATGGTGGTGCAGGGCCTTTATTCCTTGGGGGCTACGCAGGGGATATGCCGTTTAAAGGGGTTTTTACCGTGCCCTGGGCTGCCGCATTCTCAGCGTTTGGCTGCACTGTGGTTGATTACGTTCACAGGTATCAAAAGTCTACCCTTGTTCAGATCCCTCCCGGTGCAGATGAACAGACCAAAATGTTCATGGGTTCGATAATTAATTCTGGATGGCAGGAACTTGAGGAGAAAGCGATAAGAGAGATGAAGGAAGAAGGTTTCAAAGAGGAGCAGGTTACGTTTTCTCAGATCGCCTATGTTCGATATTTTGGACAGATGGAGGATCTGGAGGTCAAGTCCCCTGTAAAAAGGATTGAATCAGCGCAAGACATGGATAAGCTGATAAATGCCTTTGAAGAGATGTATTCCAGGGTATACGTCCATGGGGCACGACACCCCGAAGCAGGGTACCAGGTTTTAGAACTGGGGCTGATCTGTTCAAGTCCAAAACCCAAACCGGAACTGAGGAAGTTCAAACTGGAAGACAAGAAACCATCACTCGATGCATATAAGGGAGAGCGGGAAGTTTACGTGAGTGGTAAGTGGGAAAAAGCTGCATTATATGAAATGGACAGACTACTACCCGGTAACGAGGTTAAGGGCTTAGCGATAATCGAGGCCCCTGCAACAACGCTGCCCGTGCCCGAAGGGAAAAAGGTAGTAATAGATGAATACCGACGGTACTGGCTAAGAAAGGCTTGA